In the Helianthus annuus cultivar XRQ/B chromosome 11, HanXRQr2.0-SUNRISE, whole genome shotgun sequence genome, one interval contains:
- the LOC110876455 gene encoding leucine-rich repeat extensin-like protein 5: MGGPSHLVSEVDSAPVTPPPQMGYNNPIPSYPGAAVYNPFEQQAYLGYSYNNAPDVDPYLVAVNYNALYPGPFPATYPTGYPAYGYRYPPPPQPQPQQPPQPPQIQPPQQQEILQRFTRWSKW, encoded by the coding sequence ATGGGTGGGCCTTCACACCTAGTTTCTGAAGTCGACTCTGCACCAGTCACACCACCACCACAAATGGGTTATAATAACCCAATTCCTTCTTACCCCGGTGCAGCGGTTtataacccgtttgagcagcaAGCTTATTTGGGTTATAGTTACAACAATGCCCCTGACGTTGACCCGTACCTCGTGGCAGTGAACTACAATGCTCTCTACCCTGGACCCTTTCCAGCTACATACCCAACTGGGTACCCAGCATATGGGTATCGATacccaccacctcctcaaccacAGCCGcagcagccgccgcagccgccACAAATTCAACCACCGCAGCAGCAAGAGATCCTCCAGCGGTTCACGAGGTGGAGCAAATGGTAG